A single region of the Limimonas halophila genome encodes:
- the glnT gene encoding type III glutamate--ammonia ligase — MPEDVTRTAEQPDLAQIAKDRGIEYFLISFVDMGGTLRAKMVPAAAIGDMQADGAGFAGFAAIMDLTPAHPDMFALPDPNSLIQLPWKPEVGWLAADLWMHGAPIESSPRVALKRLIQRANDKGYRPMAGIECEYHLIKRDRHALADDHDTANKPCYDQSALMRQYDIIKEICDGMLALGWEPYQNDHEDANGQFEMNWAYADMLTTADRHAFFKYMVKSIAEKHGYRATFMPKPFEHLTGNGCHAHVSLQDVATGRNVFVDENDPLGMSPLAYSFLGGVTTSAEALCALFNPTVNSYKRINASSTSSGATWAPNAVTYAGNNRTHMIRIPDPGRFELRLMDGAANPYLMQAGIMAAGLDGMEQGREPGKPLDVNMYAEGRTLKRVRRLPLNLLDAIRHTQKSKVLRAQLGDELIDSFCKLKHDEWQRFTQTLTQWEIDTTLDC; from the coding sequence ATGCCGGAGGACGTCACGAGGACCGCCGAGCAGCCCGACCTCGCGCAAATCGCGAAGGACCGGGGCATCGAGTACTTTCTCATCAGCTTCGTGGACATGGGCGGCACGCTGCGGGCCAAGATGGTCCCCGCCGCCGCCATCGGGGACATGCAGGCGGACGGCGCGGGGTTCGCCGGCTTCGCCGCGATCATGGACCTCACGCCCGCGCACCCGGACATGTTCGCGCTGCCCGACCCGAACAGCCTGATTCAGCTTCCCTGGAAGCCCGAGGTGGGCTGGCTGGCCGCCGATCTGTGGATGCACGGCGCGCCCATCGAAAGCTCGCCGCGCGTGGCGCTGAAACGCCTGATCCAGCGCGCGAACGACAAGGGCTACCGGCCGATGGCCGGCATCGAGTGCGAGTATCACTTGATCAAGCGCGACCGTCACGCGCTCGCCGACGATCACGATACCGCCAACAAGCCCTGTTACGACCAGTCCGCGCTCATGCGGCAGTACGACATCATCAAGGAAATCTGCGACGGCATGCTGGCGCTGGGCTGGGAGCCGTACCAGAACGACCACGAGGACGCGAACGGCCAGTTCGAGATGAACTGGGCCTACGCGGACATGCTGACCACGGCCGACCGCCACGCCTTCTTCAAGTACATGGTCAAATCCATCGCGGAGAAGCACGGCTACCGCGCCACCTTCATGCCCAAGCCCTTCGAGCACCTCACGGGCAACGGCTGCCACGCCCACGTCTCGCTTCAGGACGTCGCCACCGGGCGCAACGTCTTCGTCGACGAGAACGATCCGCTGGGCATGTCGCCGCTGGCTTACAGCTTCCTGGGCGGGGTGACGACCAGTGCCGAGGCGCTGTGCGCGCTCTTCAACCCGACGGTGAACAGCTACAAGCGCATCAACGCCAGCAGCACCAGCTCCGGGGCGACTTGGGCCCCCAACGCCGTGACCTACGCGGGCAACAACCGCACGCACATGATCCGCATTCCCGATCCGGGGCGCTTCGAGCTGCGCCTGATGGACGGCGCCGCCAATCCCTACCTGATGCAGGCCGGCATCATGGCCGCGGGGCTGGACGGCATGGAGCAGGGGCGCGAGCCGGGCAAGCCGCTGGACGTCAACATGTACGCGGAAGGCCGCACGCTGAAGCGCGTGCGCCGGCTGCCGCTGAACCTGCTGGACGCCATCCGCCACACCCAGAAGAGCAAGGTGCTGCGCGCCCAGCTGGGCGACGAGCTGATCGATTCCTTCTGCAAGCTCAAGCACGACGAGTGGCAGCGCTTCACCCAGACGCTGACGCAGTGGGAGATCGACACCACGCTGGACTGCTGA
- a CDS encoding FMN-binding glutamate synthase family protein produces MSVDERAQRPAGLFPPETIREIQRAADQGVYEIRGLGSKRRLPHFDDLLMLGASISRYPLEGYREACHTDVVIGGRCARKPLHLDIPITIAGMSYGSLGTHAKRAFGWAASRMGTSTTTGDGGMTDEERAASDLLVYQVLPSRYGMNPDDLRRADAIEVVVGQGAKPGGGGMLLGQKVNETVAAMRDLPPGVDQRSASRHPDWTGPDDLEIKIQELREITDWEKPIYVKVGATRTRFDTALAVKAGADAVVLDGMQGGTAATQDVFIEHVGIPTLPAVRQAVEALQEMGMHRTVQLIVSGGIRSGADAAKALALGADAVSIGTAAMMAIGCNKPVYREDYHALGVEPGYCHHCHTGRCPVGITTQDPELESRLPPEKGARLLQNYLKTMVYELQTLARACGKSHVLNLEPEDMVAATTEAAAMAKVPLAGTDWVPGQGGGP; encoded by the coding sequence ATGTCCGTCGACGAGCGCGCGCAACGCCCCGCCGGCCTGTTCCCGCCGGAAACCATCCGGGAGATCCAGCGTGCCGCCGACCAGGGCGTGTACGAGATCCGCGGGCTGGGCTCGAAGCGCCGCCTGCCCCACTTCGACGACCTGCTCATGCTGGGCGCGTCGATCTCGCGCTACCCGCTGGAGGGCTACCGCGAGGCCTGCCACACCGACGTGGTCATCGGCGGGCGCTGCGCGCGCAAGCCCCTCCACCTGGACATCCCCATCACCATCGCGGGCATGAGCTACGGCTCGCTGGGCACGCACGCCAAGCGCGCCTTCGGCTGGGCAGCCAGCCGCATGGGCACCAGCACCACCACGGGGGACGGCGGCATGACCGACGAGGAGCGCGCGGCCAGCGACCTCCTCGTGTATCAGGTGCTGCCCTCGCGCTACGGCATGAACCCGGACGACCTGCGCCGCGCCGACGCGATCGAGGTGGTCGTCGGCCAGGGCGCCAAGCCGGGCGGCGGCGGCATGCTGCTGGGCCAGAAGGTCAACGAGACCGTGGCGGCGATGCGCGACCTGCCGCCCGGCGTGGACCAGCGCAGCGCCTCCCGCCATCCCGACTGGACGGGCCCGGACGACCTGGAGATCAAGATCCAGGAACTGCGCGAGATCACGGACTGGGAAAAGCCCATCTACGTCAAGGTGGGCGCGACGCGCACGCGGTTCGACACCGCGCTGGCGGTGAAGGCGGGCGCGGACGCCGTGGTGCTGGACGGCATGCAGGGCGGCACCGCGGCCACCCAGGACGTCTTCATCGAACACGTCGGCATCCCCACGCTCCCGGCCGTGCGCCAGGCCGTGGAGGCGCTGCAGGAGATGGGCATGCACCGCACGGTGCAGCTCATCGTCTCCGGCGGCATCCGCTCCGGCGCGGACGCGGCCAAGGCGCTGGCGCTGGGGGCGGACGCGGTGTCCATCGGCACGGCGGCGATGATGGCGATCGGCTGCAACAAGCCGGTGTACCGCGAGGACTACCACGCGCTCGGCGTCGAGCCGGGGTATTGCCACCACTGCCACACGGGGCGCTGCCCGGTCGGCATCACCACGCAGGACCCCGAGCTGGAATCGCGCCTGCCGCCCGAAAAGGGCGCGCGCCTGTTGCAGAACTACCTGAAAACCATGGTGTACGAGCTGCAGACGCTCGCGCGCGCCTGCGGCAAGAGCCACGTGCTCAACCTCGAGCCCGAGGACATGGTGGCCGCCACGACGGAGGCGGCGGCGATGGCGAAGGTGCCGCTCGCCGGCACCGACTGGGTCCCCGGCCAGGGCGGCGGGCCATGA
- a CDS encoding protein glxC has product MSDVLAEPVCDLDATSVRELNARLHAVREGDNATGIVVRNPRGKHAIAAGLDAPVEVTVDGHVGFYCAGMNKRATVTINGHAGPGVAENMMSGRVHVRGNASQSAGATGHGGLLVIEGDASSRCGISMKGIDIVVGGSVGHMSAFMAQKGRLVICGDAGPDLGDSIYEARIYLRGAAEGLGADCVEKHMRAEHRAELSELLTAAGLAADPGEFRRYGSARKLYNFTIDTADAL; this is encoded by the coding sequence ATGAGCGACGTCCTGGCCGAGCCCGTCTGCGATCTCGACGCCACCAGCGTGCGCGAGCTGAACGCCCGCCTGCACGCCGTCCGCGAGGGCGACAACGCAACCGGAATCGTGGTGCGCAATCCCCGTGGCAAGCACGCCATCGCCGCCGGCCTGGACGCGCCCGTCGAGGTTACGGTGGACGGCCATGTCGGCTTCTACTGCGCCGGCATGAACAAGCGCGCCACGGTCACGATCAACGGCCACGCCGGCCCGGGCGTGGCGGAGAACATGATGTCCGGGCGGGTGCACGTGCGCGGCAACGCCTCGCAGTCCGCGGGCGCCACGGGCCACGGCGGGCTGCTGGTGATCGAGGGCGACGCCTCCTCGCGCTGCGGCATCTCGATGAAGGGGATCGACATCGTGGTCGGCGGCTCGGTCGGACACATGAGCGCCTTCATGGCGCAGAAGGGCCGGCTGGTGATCTGCGGCGACGCCGGCCCGGACCTTGGCGATTCCATCTACGAGGCGCGCATCTACCTGCGCGGCGCCGCCGAGGGCCTGGGCGCCGACTGCGTGGAAAAGCACATGCGCGCGGAGCACCGCGCCGAGCTCAGCGAGCTGCTCACGGCGGCGGGCCTGGCGGCCGATCCGGGCGAGTTCCGCCGCTACGGCTCCGCCCGCAAGCTCTACAACTTCACGATCGACACCGCCGACGCGCTGTAA
- a CDS encoding class II glutamine amidotransferase, which yields MCGIVGLFAKSREIEDRLGEHLTKMLIEMEDRGPDSAGVAFYRDPVGEGWVKLSVTALGDTRPWADVSAGLHTAFPEVSCTERGSHAVLKVKGDFEAVRAWLAHHHPEVRIVSAGDAIEIFKEKGLPRDVADAFALREITGTHALGHTRMATESAVTTAHSHPFSTGMDLCLVHNGSLSNHNRLRERLRRLGITFQTDNDSEVAAGFLTERMRAGASLREALDAALRALDGFYTFAIGTHDGFAVVRDPIACKHAVLAETDDWVAMATEFRAIAALPGAETARVWEPDPGRVYIWHRDGEGRVVGGAVQAEVPA from the coding sequence ATGTGCGGGATCGTCGGCCTGTTCGCCAAAAGCCGGGAGATCGAAGACCGCCTCGGCGAGCACCTGACGAAGATGCTGATCGAGATGGAGGACCGCGGCCCGGACAGCGCCGGGGTCGCCTTTTACCGCGATCCCGTCGGCGAGGGCTGGGTGAAGCTCTCCGTCACCGCTCTCGGCGACACGCGCCCCTGGGCGGACGTGAGCGCCGGCCTCCACACCGCGTTCCCCGAGGTGAGCTGCACCGAGCGCGGCAGCCACGCGGTGCTGAAGGTGAAGGGCGATTTCGAGGCCGTGCGCGCCTGGCTCGCCCATCACCATCCCGAGGTGCGCATCGTCAGCGCCGGCGACGCCATCGAGATCTTCAAGGAAAAGGGCCTGCCGCGCGACGTGGCGGATGCCTTCGCGCTGCGGGAGATCACGGGCACACACGCCCTGGGCCACACGCGCATGGCGACGGAGAGCGCCGTGACCACGGCGCATTCGCACCCCTTCTCCACGGGCATGGACCTCTGCCTGGTCCACAACGGCTCGCTGTCCAACCACAACCGGCTGCGCGAGCGCCTGCGCCGCCTGGGCATCACCTTCCAGACCGACAACGACAGCGAGGTGGCGGCCGGGTTTCTGACCGAGCGCATGCGCGCGGGCGCGAGCCTCCGCGAGGCGCTGGACGCCGCCCTCCGGGCGCTGGACGGCTTCTACACCTTCGCCATCGGCACGCACGACGGCTTCGCCGTGGTCCGCGATCCCATCGCCTGCAAGCACGCCGTGCTCGCGGAAACCGACGACTGGGTGGCCATGGCGACCGAGTTCCGCGCCATCGCGGCGCTGCCGGGCGCGGAGACGGCGCGTGTCTGGGAGCCCGACCCCGGCCGCGTGTACATCTGGCACCGCGACGGCGAGGGGCGCGTGGTCGGCGGCGCGGTGCAGGCGGAGGTGCCGGCATGA